A stretch of Myxococcus hansupus DNA encodes these proteins:
- a CDS encoding phytoene desaturase family protein, translating into MRTPRVAVMGGGLGGLATAALLARGGCAVTLYERSKQLGGRGQTSDVEGFRFNLGAHALYQGGAAMRVLERLEVKPEGGSPGAGSYLLRGGRLQTMPRGLVSIMTTDALGLSGKLELAKLLASLGGVDASTLAHTSMRAWLEQRLSREDARDFLMAFTRVSTYCADMDRLSAEVAVAKLQAMPKVLYLNGGWSTLVSMLESRAREAGARLELSAKVSAVVLTEDGGAIRGVRLGDGTEHAVDAVVATGGPGDVAELVPGDAALARDAARAVPVMAATLDLGLSRLPRPDALFALGSDGPWYASVHSAVAKLAPEGGAMVHVMQYLGGRGPEASEARLEDVMDALQPGWREYVVARRYRPSLRVTNWLPTAETGGLSGRPSVAVPHVRGLYRVGDWVGPEGILADGVFASAEAAAHALLVGQQAAPRRAAGG; encoded by the coding sequence ATGCGGACACCTCGAGTGGCGGTGATGGGCGGGGGCCTGGGCGGCCTCGCGACGGCGGCGCTGCTGGCGCGCGGCGGTTGCGCGGTGACGTTGTACGAACGCTCGAAGCAGCTTGGCGGTCGTGGACAGACCTCGGACGTGGAGGGCTTCCGTTTCAACCTCGGCGCGCACGCGCTGTACCAGGGCGGCGCGGCGATGCGCGTGCTGGAGCGGCTGGAGGTGAAGCCCGAGGGCGGCTCGCCCGGCGCGGGTTCATACCTGCTGCGCGGTGGGCGGCTGCAGACGATGCCGCGCGGACTGGTCTCCATCATGACCACGGATGCGCTGGGGCTTTCGGGGAAGCTGGAGCTCGCGAAGCTGCTCGCGAGCCTGGGCGGCGTGGACGCGTCGACGTTGGCGCATACGTCGATGCGCGCGTGGTTGGAGCAGCGACTCTCGCGCGAGGATGCGCGTGACTTCCTGATGGCGTTCACGCGGGTGTCCACCTACTGCGCGGACATGGACCGGCTGAGCGCCGAGGTGGCTGTCGCCAAGCTCCAGGCGATGCCGAAGGTGCTCTACCTGAATGGTGGCTGGAGCACGCTCGTCTCCATGTTGGAGTCCCGCGCGCGGGAGGCGGGGGCGCGGCTGGAGCTTTCCGCGAAGGTGAGCGCCGTCGTGTTGACGGAGGACGGGGGCGCGATTCGCGGTGTGCGGCTCGGGGATGGGACGGAGCACGCGGTGGACGCGGTGGTGGCGACGGGGGGCCCCGGTGACGTCGCGGAGCTGGTGCCCGGTGACGCGGCGCTGGCCCGAGACGCGGCGCGGGCGGTGCCGGTGATGGCGGCGACGCTGGATTTGGGATTGTCCCGGTTGCCTCGGCCGGACGCGCTGTTCGCGCTCGGCAGTGATGGGCCCTGGTATGCCTCGGTGCACTCCGCGGTGGCGAAGCTGGCGCCGGAGGGCGGCGCGATGGTGCATGTGATGCAATACCTGGGGGGACGTGGCCCGGAGGCGAGCGAGGCTCGATTGGAGGACGTGATGGACGCGCTGCAACCCGGCTGGCGGGAGTACGTGGTGGCGCGCCGTTACCGGCCTTCGTTGCGAGTGACGAACTGGTTGCCGACGGCGGAGACGGGGGGACTCTCCGGGCGCCCCTCGGTGGCCGTGCCGCATGTTCGCGGGCTGTACCGGGTGGGGGACTGGGTGGGGCCCGAGGGAATCCTCGCGGATGGCGTCTTCGCGAGCGCCGAGGCAGCGGCGCACGCGCTGCTCGTGGGACAACAAGCGGCGCCGCGCCGAGCGGCGGGGGGCTGA
- a CDS encoding sigma-70 family RNA polymerase sigma factor: MAGPLHGGLAEAAREHERFLWGLCYRMTGVSADADDLVQETYARALASPPARHEDLRPWLTRVAVNLARDFLRRRKREVYVGPWLPSPLDTGDDEVPPPGVEARLPGGGSTEGRYALLESVSFAFLLALEALTPKQRAVLLLRDVFDYSVREVAEALHMSEPNVKVVHHRARAAMAAYDSARCVPTRELQARTREALEGFLAALLSGDVAAAEAVLASDVASLTDGGGQVRAAHVPVVGLSRVLLMYRRLMEMRGAPVAVEPRMLNGLPAIVIVYPPPKRDLMLSTRVVMRVDLGADGRITQVHSVLTDRKLAGLRMPVPA; encoded by the coding sequence ATGGCGGGCCCCCTGCACGGAGGACTGGCCGAGGCGGCGCGCGAGCACGAGCGCTTCCTGTGGGGGCTCTGCTACCGCATGACGGGCGTCTCGGCGGACGCGGACGACCTGGTGCAGGAGACCTACGCGCGCGCCCTGGCTTCTCCTCCCGCGCGGCATGAGGACCTGCGTCCGTGGCTGACGCGGGTGGCGGTGAACCTCGCCCGGGACTTCCTTCGGCGCCGCAAGCGCGAGGTCTACGTGGGGCCATGGCTGCCCTCCCCGTTGGACACAGGTGACGACGAAGTGCCGCCTCCTGGCGTGGAGGCGCGGCTGCCGGGCGGCGGCTCCACGGAAGGACGCTACGCGCTCCTGGAGAGCGTCTCCTTCGCCTTCCTGCTGGCGCTGGAGGCACTGACGCCCAAGCAGCGCGCGGTGCTGCTGCTGCGCGACGTGTTCGACTACTCGGTGCGCGAAGTGGCCGAGGCGCTCCACATGAGCGAGCCCAACGTGAAGGTGGTGCACCACCGCGCGCGGGCGGCCATGGCGGCGTATGACAGCGCCCGCTGCGTACCGACGCGGGAACTCCAGGCGCGTACGCGCGAGGCGCTGGAGGGCTTCCTGGCTGCGCTGCTGTCGGGCGACGTGGCCGCGGCGGAGGCCGTGCTCGCCAGCGACGTGGCCTCGCTGACGGACGGCGGTGGGCAGGTGCGCGCCGCGCACGTCCCCGTGGTGGGCCTGTCCCGCGTACTCCTGATGTACCGGAGGCTGATGGAGATGCGCGGTGCACCCGTGGCTGTGGAGCCGCGGATGCTCAACGGCCTGCCGGCCATCGTCATCGTCTACCCGCCGCCGAAGCGCGACCTCATGCTGAGCACCCGGGTGGTGATGCGCGTGGACCTGGGCGCGGACGGGCGCATCACCCAGGTCCATTCCGTCCTCACGGACCGCAAGCTCGCGGGCCTGCGCATGCCCGTTCCCGCATGA
- a CDS encoding class I SAM-dependent methyltransferase → MKALAYDAVMTPLGWLGLTAARRKLVHGLSGEVLEVGTGTGLALPGYPDTVTSVTAIDVDDEALARARQRRPDARLLSASVESLPFPTASFDAVVSSLVFCSVESPARALAEIFRVLRPGGALRMLEHVRAPSPALAAVQDLLTPAWMRVTGGCRLDRETFSLVEHAGFQVERRVQRLQGVSELIIARRPRD, encoded by the coding sequence ATGAAGGCGCTCGCCTATGACGCGGTCATGACGCCCCTGGGCTGGCTGGGCCTCACCGCCGCCCGGCGCAAGCTGGTGCACGGACTGTCCGGCGAGGTGCTGGAGGTGGGCACCGGCACGGGGCTCGCGTTGCCCGGCTACCCGGACACCGTCACCTCCGTCACCGCCATCGACGTGGACGACGAAGCGCTCGCGCGAGCCCGTCAGCGGCGCCCGGACGCCCGGCTGCTGTCCGCGAGCGTCGAGTCCCTGCCCTTCCCCACGGCATCCTTCGATGCCGTGGTGTCCAGCCTGGTGTTCTGCAGCGTGGAGTCCCCGGCCCGCGCGCTGGCGGAAATCTTCCGCGTGCTCCGGCCGGGAGGCGCGCTGCGCATGCTGGAGCACGTGCGCGCGCCGTCGCCCGCGCTGGCCGCCGTGCAGGACCTGCTCACGCCCGCGTGGATGCGCGTGACGGGCGGATGCCGGCTGGACCGGGAGACCTTCTCCCTGGTGGAGCACGCGGGCTTCCAGGTCGAGCGGCGCGTGCAGCGGCTCCAGGGTGTCAGTGAGCTCATCATCGCCCGGCGTCCGCGCGACTGA
- a CDS encoding S8 family serine peptidase, which yields MKSYLLVPKESIETQARVGPRGTEQGERVLSRTTALRFAVANKAPDTLFSLGLRSATLPGPRPAVSGQEERRRKGKGAKPAKGIGTRGADSTTPPMPGATVSEQTGAEPGSYRYMPLIGATMAHFYEEHTEKEARGELERDFEFIPDVVPLSFPGPVSAGQPGPRNRGMSSLAEREWPDESGVPLAHAQGIRGAGVMLGILDTGVDADHPEHAARVIQFRYVSLFPNSPHNPARDIRGFDPDGHGTHVCGIAAGVHHGVAPEVDLYVASVIESETIRTSLGRVAAGMEWLLHQFSRPENSTRPAVVNLSLGFPLMPPPGISEADYNLNLRALQTMIRRLLDSNVLPVVAAGNSGPDTVGYPAAFPESLAVGAVDFERNVATFSASGTVGRRVVPDIMGYGVNVYSSTERRCNNQAFYERMSGTSMAAPYVAGIAALYRCRAPDLTALEVRDLILENAVKLPRSGTHKTGKGLAVFR from the coding sequence ATGAAGTCCTACCTGTTGGTTCCAAAGGAGTCCATCGAGACGCAGGCTCGGGTGGGGCCTCGCGGCACGGAGCAGGGCGAGCGTGTGCTGTCGCGCACGACGGCGCTGCGCTTCGCGGTGGCGAACAAGGCACCGGACACGCTCTTCTCGCTCGGGCTGCGGTCCGCCACGCTGCCCGGCCCGCGTCCAGCCGTCAGTGGACAGGAGGAGCGTCGCCGCAAGGGCAAGGGCGCGAAGCCCGCGAAGGGCATCGGCACGCGGGGCGCGGACTCCACCACCCCGCCCATGCCGGGCGCGACGGTGTCCGAGCAGACGGGCGCGGAGCCGGGCAGCTACCGGTACATGCCGCTCATCGGCGCCACGATGGCCCACTTCTATGAAGAGCACACGGAGAAGGAGGCGCGCGGCGAGCTGGAGCGCGACTTCGAGTTCATCCCCGACGTCGTCCCGCTGTCCTTCCCCGGCCCCGTGTCGGCGGGACAACCCGGGCCGCGCAACCGGGGCATGTCCTCGCTGGCGGAGCGCGAGTGGCCCGACGAGTCCGGCGTTCCCCTGGCCCACGCCCAGGGCATCCGCGGCGCGGGCGTCATGCTCGGCATCCTCGACACCGGCGTGGACGCCGACCACCCCGAGCACGCCGCGCGCGTCATCCAGTTCCGCTACGTGTCGCTCTTCCCCAACTCGCCGCACAACCCGGCGCGGGACATCCGCGGCTTCGACCCGGATGGCCACGGCACGCACGTGTGCGGCATCGCGGCGGGCGTGCACCACGGCGTCGCCCCGGAGGTGGACCTCTACGTCGCGTCCGTCATCGAATCGGAGACCATCCGCACCAGCCTGGGCCGCGTGGCCGCGGGCATGGAGTGGCTGCTCCACCAGTTCAGCCGCCCGGAGAACTCCACCCGGCCCGCGGTGGTGAACCTGTCGCTCGGCTTCCCGCTGATGCCGCCGCCCGGCATCTCGGAGGCGGACTACAACCTCAACCTGCGCGCGCTGCAGACGATGATTCGTCGCCTGCTCGACAGCAACGTCCTCCCGGTTGTGGCGGCAGGCAACAGTGGCCCCGACACGGTTGGTTATCCAGCCGCCTTTCCAGAATCACTGGCTGTCGGCGCGGTCGACTTCGAGCGTAATGTGGCCACATTCTCCGCGAGTGGCACCGTGGGTAGGCGCGTCGTGCCGGACATCATGGGGTATGGCGTGAATGTCTATTCCAGCACGGAGCGCCGTTGTAACAACCAGGCGTTCTACGAGCGAATGAGTGGCACGAGCATGGCCGCGCCTTATGTAGCGGGTATTGCAGCGCTGTATCGTTGCCGTGCCCCTGACTTGACGGCGCTCGAGGTGAGGGATTTGATCCTGGAGAATGCGGTGAAGCTCCCTCGGTCGGGCACGCACAAGACAGGCAAGGGCCTGGCCGTATTCAGGTGA
- a CDS encoding sensor histidine kinase translates to MSSSPSPQIQASSPPSHLPLTWPAAVVGLMFGVLMTYVPYEFRVASFRPLYPYVRLLGVTYLAGSILLMGALLYPRAPRWLDALGRLLLGAAMALYWWVLNVLPGSFTGIILYPVLFGGVVLEAWPAMRQRPVLRTFSALTGAAFGVAMLVVPERFPLSVYAHLAPLRPGVGLLFALCGVGLLLPTHWLHRRLPALLLGGLAVPFALLAYALGRGSSWLGASVYTVLTLACLAQALNWRPRAPRTVGWKLLRGLAFAGLVPLLALGGLAAYLAQKAIEQQVRDDTQRAAAGEADFLRRYLDDAGEALALMLESPGFRAAFVSAERDKLEPYLVTLAAQARAFDAALAVDTQGTVLAASPGTEGWDLEPRDFLPASFTHGAEVSPPFIRPPGQPLVAVTQPFREDGVVRGMLVGLLSLERLSQDTTPASRRFRVQVLDRRGLKVLRDTAPGAPLLGEAHLPEALNLELVRPGNGVLEAFDAADRRMLAAEAPVDGTEWSVLVTQELVVAYAAITRMSAAVVGLVVLGVLLALALSQLVARDIIRRLDHLRTATAALTAGDWSQRVDMEEDDELGELARGFNEMAARTGATQTELKEAVRAREEFLSVASHELRTPLTPLKGFAALTLQRLEKSGDFPERERLLKALRSMARQTERLTRLVDDLLDTARIQGGRLELERKRLDLVPLLSEVVERFELRTESGITFEFQAPGHPVEGDWDALRLEQVLTNLVSNAVRYSPHGGAVRLSLEEAEDHVLLRVRDEGIGIPPENVADLFRPFARASNAQARHFGGLGLGLFICREIVERHGGSIWVESPGPQRGSTFHVRLPRNLGAAVPATAA, encoded by the coding sequence ATGTCTTCTTCGCCTTCACCGCAAATCCAGGCGTCGTCCCCGCCCTCCCATCTCCCGCTCACCTGGCCCGCCGCCGTCGTCGGGCTGATGTTCGGGGTGCTGATGACGTATGTCCCGTACGAGTTCCGGGTGGCCTCGTTCCGGCCGCTCTACCCGTACGTGCGCCTGCTGGGCGTCACCTACCTGGCGGGCAGCATCCTCCTCATGGGCGCGCTGTTGTACCCGCGTGCGCCGCGCTGGCTGGACGCCCTGGGGCGCCTGCTGCTCGGCGCGGCCATGGCGCTCTACTGGTGGGTGCTCAACGTGCTGCCCGGCAGCTTCACGGGCATCATCCTCTACCCGGTGCTCTTCGGCGGCGTGGTGCTGGAGGCGTGGCCCGCCATGCGCCAACGGCCCGTGCTGCGCACCTTCTCCGCGCTCACCGGCGCCGCGTTCGGCGTGGCCATGCTGGTGGTGCCCGAGCGCTTCCCGCTGTCCGTCTACGCGCACCTGGCGCCCCTGCGGCCCGGGGTGGGCCTGCTGTTCGCCTTGTGCGGCGTGGGCCTGCTCTTGCCCACGCACTGGCTCCACCGGCGGCTGCCCGCGCTGCTGCTGGGCGGACTCGCGGTGCCCTTCGCGCTGCTGGCGTACGCCCTGGGCCGGGGCTCGTCGTGGCTGGGCGCGTCCGTGTACACGGTCCTCACGCTGGCGTGCCTCGCCCAGGCGCTGAACTGGCGCCCGCGCGCGCCGCGCACAGTGGGCTGGAAGCTCCTGCGCGGGCTCGCCTTCGCGGGGTTGGTGCCGCTGCTCGCGCTGGGGGGCCTGGCCGCCTATCTGGCGCAGAAGGCCATCGAGCAGCAGGTGCGCGACGACACGCAGCGCGCCGCCGCGGGCGAAGCCGACTTCCTGCGCCGCTACCTGGACGACGCGGGCGAGGCGCTGGCGCTGATGCTGGAGTCCCCAGGCTTCCGCGCCGCCTTCGTCTCCGCCGAGCGTGACAAGCTGGAGCCCTACCTCGTCACCCTGGCCGCGCAGGCGCGCGCGTTCGACGCGGCGCTGGCGGTGGACACCCAGGGCACGGTGCTGGCCGCGTCGCCGGGCACGGAGGGCTGGGACCTGGAGCCGCGCGACTTCCTGCCCGCGTCCTTCACCCACGGCGCCGAGGTGTCACCGCCCTTCATCCGCCCGCCGGGTCAGCCGCTGGTCGCGGTGACGCAGCCCTTCCGCGAGGACGGCGTGGTGCGCGGCATGCTGGTGGGCCTGCTGTCGCTGGAGCGGTTGAGCCAGGACACCACGCCGGCCTCGCGCCGCTTCCGCGTGCAGGTGCTGGACCGGCGCGGGCTCAAGGTGCTGCGAGACACCGCGCCGGGCGCGCCGCTCTTGGGCGAGGCCCACCTGCCGGAGGCGCTGAACCTGGAGCTCGTCCGCCCTGGCAACGGCGTGCTGGAGGCCTTCGACGCGGCCGACCGCCGCATGCTCGCCGCCGAGGCGCCGGTGGACGGCACCGAGTGGAGCGTGCTGGTGACGCAGGAGCTGGTGGTGGCCTACGCGGCGATTACGCGCATGAGCGCCGCGGTGGTGGGGCTGGTGGTGCTGGGCGTCCTCCTGGCGCTGGCGCTGTCACAGCTCGTCGCGCGCGACATCATCCGCCGCCTGGACCACCTGCGCACCGCCACCGCCGCGCTCACGGCGGGCGACTGGTCCCAGCGCGTGGACATGGAGGAGGACGACGAGCTGGGCGAGCTGGCCCGCGGCTTCAACGAGATGGCGGCCCGCACCGGCGCCACGCAGACGGAGCTGAAGGAGGCGGTGCGCGCGCGCGAGGAGTTCCTCAGCGTGGCCAGCCACGAGCTGCGCACGCCGCTCACCCCACTCAAGGGCTTCGCCGCGCTCACGCTCCAGCGGCTGGAGAAGAGCGGCGACTTCCCGGAGCGCGAGCGGCTGCTCAAGGCGCTGCGCTCCATGGCCCGCCAGACGGAGCGGCTGACGCGGCTGGTGGATGACCTGCTGGACACCGCCCGCATCCAGGGCGGCCGGCTGGAGCTGGAGCGCAAGCGGCTGGATTTGGTGCCCCTGCTGAGCGAGGTGGTGGAGCGCTTCGAGCTGCGCACCGAGTCCGGCATCACCTTCGAGTTCCAGGCCCCAGGCCACCCGGTGGAAGGCGACTGGGACGCGCTCCGCCTGGAGCAGGTGCTCACCAACCTGGTCAGCAACGCCGTGCGCTACTCCCCTCACGGCGGCGCGGTGCGCCTGTCGCTGGAAGAGGCCGAGGACCACGTCCTGCTGCGCGTGCGCGACGAGGGCATCGGCATTCCCCCGGAGAACGTGGCGGACCTGTTCCGACCCTTCGCCCGCGCGTCCAACGCCCAGGCGCGCCACTTCGGCGGGCTGGGCCTGGGCCTCTTCATCTGCCGCGAAATCGTGGAGCGGCACGGCGGGAGCATCTGGGTGGAGAGCCCCGGGCCCCAGCGCGGCAGCACCTTCCACGTCCGGCTGCCGCGCAACCTCGGGGCGGCCGTCCCAGCGACCGCCGCCTGA
- a CDS encoding DMT family transporter — protein sequence MSRTAGFLIVVLSGVCFGALGLFARLAYAAGTDVATLLFLRFALAGGVLAGVMAWRRQRWPRGGVLLGLVLLGAAGYFSQSAAYFSALHHAPAGLVSLLLYSFPALVALVQRIVFREHLGRVKWLAVVLSVGGTVLTADLSQGGATLPGVLLGLLAALFYTVYVVASARVSGSAGPLASSTVILCSAGCAFGVAMLVRGPAFPASVTGWAAVVGLALVSTVAAVLLFFVGIQRIGPVNTSLVSNLEPLTAVVLSAIFLSERLTPRQVLGGMLILGAAVLLARADMPRASPEPPAGGGAPGPVPG from the coding sequence ATGAGCCGCACGGCTGGCTTCCTCATCGTGGTGCTGTCCGGCGTTTGCTTCGGCGCGCTCGGCCTCTTTGCCCGCCTCGCGTATGCGGCGGGCACGGACGTGGCCACCTTGCTCTTCCTGCGCTTCGCCCTCGCGGGCGGGGTGCTCGCCGGCGTCATGGCGTGGCGCCGCCAGCGGTGGCCTCGCGGCGGCGTGCTGCTGGGCCTGGTGCTGCTGGGGGCCGCTGGATACTTCAGCCAGTCCGCGGCCTACTTCTCCGCCTTGCACCACGCGCCCGCGGGGCTGGTGTCGCTGCTGCTGTACTCCTTTCCCGCGCTGGTGGCGCTGGTGCAGCGCATCGTCTTCCGCGAGCACCTGGGCCGGGTGAAGTGGCTGGCGGTGGTCCTGTCGGTGGGCGGCACGGTGCTGACGGCCGACCTGTCCCAGGGCGGCGCCACGCTGCCGGGCGTGCTGCTGGGCCTCTTGGCCGCGCTCTTCTACACCGTCTATGTCGTCGCCAGCGCCCGGGTGTCCGGCAGCGCGGGGCCGCTGGCCTCCAGCACCGTCATCCTTTGCTCGGCGGGCTGCGCCTTCGGCGTGGCGATGCTGGTGCGAGGCCCCGCCTTTCCCGCCTCCGTTACCGGCTGGGCCGCGGTGGTGGGACTGGCGCTGGTGTCCACGGTGGCCGCGGTGCTGCTCTTCTTCGTGGGCATCCAGCGCATCGGCCCGGTGAACACGTCGCTGGTGTCCAACCTGGAGCCGCTGACGGCGGTGGTGCTGAGCGCCATCTTCCTGAGTGAGCGGCTCACCCCGCGCCAGGTGCTGGGCGGGATGCTCATCCTCGGGGCCGCGGTGCTGCTGGCGCGGGCCGACATGCCCCGCGCCTCTCCGGAGCCGCCCGCGGGGGGCGGTGCCCCGGGGCCGGTGCCCGGTTAG
- a CDS encoding prolipoprotein diacylglyceryl transferase, with the protein MIPYWQAPSLELGPLKIEPFGIFVAAGILLAARLLGRQAEKEGLNPEPLADFAPWGVGVGVVVGHWVHLFFYHPEELSKSPFQILKVWDGLSSFGGLLGGILAAVVFFKVKKLRFSDYADAFALGVAPGWAVARLGCFAVHDHPGVPTDFFLAVAFPGGPRHDLGMYDAMALFAISGALYALRNAGMLKGRLLPLLAVLYAICRFGFDFLRATDMAYVDARYFGLTPAQYGCIGLALYGLWGLLRRREAGSASSPPSAPKSPGTVGAR; encoded by the coding sequence GTGATTCCTTACTGGCAAGCCCCCTCCCTGGAGTTGGGGCCTCTCAAAATCGAGCCCTTCGGCATCTTCGTCGCGGCGGGCATCCTGCTGGCCGCTCGCCTGCTTGGCCGTCAGGCCGAGAAAGAGGGACTGAACCCGGAACCGCTCGCCGACTTCGCGCCCTGGGGCGTGGGCGTCGGTGTCGTCGTGGGCCACTGGGTGCACCTGTTCTTCTACCACCCGGAGGAACTGTCCAAGAGCCCGTTCCAGATTCTGAAGGTCTGGGATGGCCTGTCCTCCTTCGGCGGACTGCTCGGCGGCATCCTCGCGGCCGTCGTGTTCTTCAAGGTGAAGAAGCTTCGCTTCTCTGACTACGCGGACGCCTTCGCCCTGGGCGTGGCGCCGGGCTGGGCGGTGGCGCGGCTGGGCTGCTTCGCGGTGCATGACCACCCGGGCGTGCCCACCGACTTCTTCCTCGCGGTGGCCTTCCCCGGCGGCCCCCGGCACGACCTGGGCATGTATGACGCCATGGCGCTCTTCGCCATCAGCGGCGCGCTGTACGCGCTGCGCAACGCGGGGATGCTGAAGGGACGGCTCTTGCCACTGCTGGCGGTGCTCTACGCCATCTGCCGCTTCGGCTTCGACTTCCTGCGGGCCACGGACATGGCCTACGTGGATGCCCGTTACTTCGGGCTGACGCCCGCGCAGTACGGCTGCATCGGGCTGGCGCTCTATGGCCTCTGGGGCCTGCTGCGCCGGCGCGAGGCGGGCTCGGCGTCCTCCCCGCCCTCGGCGCCCAAGAGCCCGGGGACGGTGGGCGCGCGGTAG
- the popD gene encoding PopC secretion inhibitor PopD, which translates to MSRKTGDWGDVRAGGVPSVSARVRPLPGGAGSDTQPDWIDVTVMPREEPAAVSRGRTPPRPPMRSRTDIHQAGLAESARFHQSLMRWLEAHHLLGAVRSVSEPGSMPMLHLRCAPRVLDQLRRAPEFEAGTMMPLDLI; encoded by the coding sequence ATGAGCAGGAAGACTGGCGATTGGGGGGACGTCCGGGCCGGCGGCGTCCCCAGTGTGTCCGCGCGGGTACGCCCCTTGCCGGGCGGCGCGGGTTCGGACACCCAGCCTGACTGGATTGACGTGACGGTGATGCCCCGCGAGGAACCCGCGGCGGTATCTCGTGGACGCACGCCTCCACGGCCGCCCATGCGTTCCCGCACGGACATCCACCAGGCCGGGCTCGCGGAAAGCGCGCGCTTCCACCAGAGCCTCATGCGCTGGCTGGAGGCACACCATCTGCTAGGCGCGGTGCGCTCGGTGAGCGAGCCGGGCTCCATGCCCATGCTCCACCTGCGTTGCGCGCCGCGCGTGCTGGACCAGCTCCGCCGTGCCCCGGAGTTCGAGGCGGGCACGATGATGCCCCTCGACCTCATCTAA
- a CDS encoding GreA/GreB family elongation factor has product MRLDKHALLGQLSERLQQSDRLAHRAEADAREAARSLATESEKKEDGRAALEFGSLATGQAHRARRVQEEIQALTKFGEGALPRFTRQGPVALGAIVDVSTEDEDGFSERTFFVLPAGAGTELTGPGGDGFLSVITPASPVGRALMGRKAGDTVEVMLAGEVREWTVLEVA; this is encoded by the coding sequence ATGCGACTCGACAAGCATGCACTCCTGGGCCAGCTCTCCGAGCGCCTCCAGCAGAGCGACCGGCTGGCCCACCGGGCCGAGGCCGACGCCCGCGAGGCGGCCCGCAGCCTGGCCACGGAGTCCGAGAAGAAGGAAGACGGCCGCGCCGCCCTGGAGTTCGGGAGCCTCGCCACGGGCCAGGCCCACCGCGCCCGGCGCGTTCAGGAGGAAATCCAGGCGCTGACGAAGTTCGGCGAGGGCGCGCTGCCCCGGTTCACCCGGCAGGGGCCGGTGGCCCTGGGCGCCATCGTGGACGTCAGCACCGAGGACGAGGACGGCTTCTCCGAGCGCACCTTCTTCGTGCTGCCCGCGGGCGCCGGTACCGAGCTGACGGGCCCCGGCGGCGACGGCTTCCTGTCCGTCATCACCCCGGCCTCGCCGGTGGGACGGGCCCTCATGGGACGTAAGGCAGGCGACACCGTGGAGGTGATGCTGGCCGGTGAGGTTCGTGAGTGGACGGTGCTCGAGGTCGCGTGA
- a CDS encoding alpha/beta fold hydrolase — MRKLLAALLALPVLSACGPAPESDSNDLPQTAVPEGAELTSTEQELFLIPRERSVRLRTGVTLRYVEQGLPLGTPVVFLHGYTDSNHTWDLNLRTFPRSHHIYVLDQRGHGDSTRPACCYTQQAFAADVAAFLDAVGERSAILVGHSMGSFIAQQVALDFPRRVEGLVLVGSAPTVAGNPVALEVKSIVDTFEGTVDPEFIRAFQESTFVRPVPASYINTLVSESGKVPARVWQDAMDGLLAEDHSARLHHIRVPVLVVGGDQDGFFPVAEQRALVDALPNADFVLYSNTGHAPHAEQPQRFNQDVQRFLRSVTRW; from the coding sequence ATGAGAAAGCTCCTCGCTGCCCTGCTCGCCCTTCCCGTCCTGTCCGCCTGTGGCCCCGCGCCGGAGTCCGACTCGAATGACCTGCCGCAGACAGCGGTGCCCGAAGGCGCCGAGCTGACCTCCACCGAGCAGGAGCTGTTCCTCATCCCGCGCGAGCGCTCCGTGCGGCTGCGCACCGGCGTGACGCTGCGCTACGTGGAGCAGGGACTTCCGCTCGGCACCCCGGTGGTGTTCCTCCATGGCTACACGGACTCGAACCACACGTGGGACTTGAACCTGCGCACCTTCCCGCGAAGCCACCACATCTACGTGTTGGACCAGCGCGGCCACGGTGACTCGACGCGCCCCGCGTGCTGCTACACGCAGCAGGCCTTCGCCGCGGACGTGGCGGCCTTCCTCGACGCGGTGGGCGAGCGGAGCGCCATCCTCGTGGGCCATTCCATGGGCAGCTTCATCGCGCAGCAGGTGGCGCTCGACTTCCCCCGGCGCGTGGAGGGGCTGGTGCTCGTGGGCTCGGCGCCCACCGTCGCTGGCAACCCGGTGGCGCTGGAGGTGAAGTCCATCGTGGACACGTTCGAGGGCACCGTGGACCCGGAGTTCATCCGCGCGTTCCAGGAGAGCACCTTCGTGCGCCCCGTTCCCGCGTCGTACATCAACACGCTCGTCTCCGAGAGCGGCAAGGTCCCCGCGCGCGTGTGGCAGGACGCGATGGACGGCCTGCTCGCGGAGGACCACTCGGCGCGGCTGCACCACATCCGCGTGCCGGTGCTCGTCGTCGGCGGTGACCAGGACGGCTTCTTCCCCGTCGCCGAGCAGCGGGCGCTGGTGGACGCGCTCCCGAACGCGGACTTCGTCCTGTACTCGAACACCGGCCACGCGCCGCACGCGGAGCAGCCGCAGCGCTTCAACCAGGACGTGCAGCGCTTCCTGCGCTCGGTGACGCGCTGGTAG
- a CDS encoding rhodanese-like domain-containing protein, giving the protein MTPQELSEKARQLVAEGAVLLDVRTPQEFQEGHPEPARNIPVQELPRRLGEVGPPGTRVVVYCAAGGRSAQAAQLLRTSGYPDVFDLKSVRNW; this is encoded by the coding sequence ATGACGCCTCAGGAACTTTCGGAGAAGGCCCGGCAGCTCGTCGCGGAAGGCGCGGTGCTGTTGGATGTCCGCACCCCCCAGGAATTCCAGGAAGGGCACCCCGAGCCCGCCCGGAACATCCCCGTGCAGGAGCTGCCCCGGCGGCTGGGCGAGGTGGGCCCGCCCGGCACACGCGTGGTGGTGTACTGCGCCGCCGGAGGCCGCAGCGCCCAGGCCGCGCAGCTCCTGCGCACCAGCGGCTACCCGGATGTCTTTGACCTCAAATCAGTGAGGAACTGGTAG